One Solanum stenotomum isolate F172 unplaced genomic scaffold, ASM1918654v1 scaffold30406, whole genome shotgun sequence DNA segment encodes these proteins:
- the LOC125851840 gene encoding sulfate transporter 3.1-like codes for MGINVDFDDQYSHHHYQRVEIPPPKPFLKTLKSNVKETLFPDDPFRKFKNQPLSKKISLGFQYFVPILDWAPRYTLQLFKADIIAGITIASLAVPQGISYAGLASLPPVIGLYSSFVPPLIYAMLGSSKHLAIGNVAVPSLLISAMLGKVVNPHENPKLYLQLVFTATFFAGVFQASLGFLRLGFIVDFLSHATILGFMGGAATVVCLQQLKGILGLVHFTHQTDIVSVMTSIFTQIHQWRWESGVLGCCFLFFLLLTRYFSKMKPKFFWISAMAPLTSVILGSVLVYFTHAEKNGVQVIGHLKKGINPPSYSELAFSSQYLAIAIKTGVVTSIISLAEGIAVGRSFAILENYDIDGNKEMIAFGLMNIVGSCTSCYLTTGPFSRTAVNYNAGCKTTVSNIVMSIAVMITLLLLTPLFHYTPLVVLSSIIISAMLGIIDYNAAIHLWKVDKYDFLVCISSYIGVVFGSVEVGLIVAVAMSLLRILLFVARPKTFVLGKIPNSMTYRNIEQYSAASSVPGVLIIHIDSPIYFANASYLRERISRWIDEEEEKQRTSTEIELQYVILDMSAVGNIDTSGISMLEEVKRNADRRCLKVLLANPGGEVMKKLDKSNFIDKIGKEWIYLTIGEAVNACNYVLHNCKFQSKRIDSSATSDDNV; via the exons ATGGGTATTAATGTTGATTTTGATGATCAATATTCTCATCATCATTATCAAAGGGTTGAAATTCCACCACCAAAGCCATTCTTGAAGACACTCAAATCTAATGTGAAAGAAACATTATTTCCTGATGATCCTTTTAGAAAATTCAAGAATCAACCactttccaaaaaaatttctttgGGTTTTCAATATTTTGTACCAATATTAGATTGGGCTCCTCGTTATACACTTCAATTATTTAAAGCTGATATTATTGCTGGAATTACAATTGCTAGTCTTGCTGTTCCTCAAGGGATTAGCTATGCTGGCTTGGCTAGCTTGCCTCCTGTTATTGGACTTT ATTCAAGCTTTGTGCCACCATTAATATATGCCATGTTGGGAAGTTCAAAGCATTTGGCAATAGGGAATGTGGCAGTTCCATCACTTCTCATTTCTGCCATGCTTGGGAAAGTTGTTAATCCTCATGAAAATCCAAAGCTTTATCTTCAATTGGTGTTTACTGCTACTTTCTTTGCTGGAGTTTTCCAAGCTTCTTTAGGCTTCTTAAG gCTAGGGTTTATAGTGGATTTTCTGTCTCACGCAACAATATTGGGATTCATGGGTGGAGCAGCCACTGTTGTGTGCTTACAACAATTGAAAGGAATACTTGGCCTCGTTCATTTCACCCATCAAACTGATATTGTCAGTGTAATGACTTCTATCTTTACCCAAATCCACCAG TGGAGGTGGGAAAGTGGAGTTCTAGGTTGCtgtttcctcttcttcctcttgcTGACCAGATATTTT AGCAAAATGAAGCCAAAATTCTTCTGGATAAGTGCTATGGCGCCTCTAACATCTGTAATTTTGGGAAGTGTTCTTGTTTATTTCACCCATGCTGAAAAAAATGGTGTTCAAGTG ATTGGGCATTTGAAAAAGGGGATAAATCCACCATCATATTCTGAACTGGCGTTTAGCTCACAGTATCTTGCAATTGCCATTAAGACTGGAGTTGTCACCAGTATCATCTCCTTGGCT gAAGGAATAGCAGTTGGAAGGAGTTTTGCAATACTTGAAAACTATGACATTGATGGAAACAAAGAAATGATTGCTTTTGGGCTTATGAACATTGTTGGTTCTTGCACCTCTTGCTACTTAACCACAG GACCATTTTCGCGAACCGCGGTAAATTACAATGCAGGATGTAAAACAACAGTGTCCAACATAGTAATGTCAATAGCTGTGATGATAACATTGTTGTTACTCACACCATTATTTCATTACACACCCCTTGTTGTTCTTTCCTCCATTATAATTTCAGCTATGCTTGGCATAATTGACTACAACGCTGCTATCCATTTATGGAAAGTTGATAAATACGATTTCCTCGTATGCATTAGCTCGTATATTGGAGTCGTCTTTGGTAGCGTTGAAGTTGGCCTAATAGTCGCG GTGGCAATGTCATTACTTAGGATACTTTTATTTGTAGCAAGGCCTAAAACATTTGTTTTAGGTAAAATACCTAATTCAATGACATATAGAAATATTGAACAATATTCAGCAGCAAGCAGTGTTCCAGGAGTTCTCATCATCCACATTGATTCCCCAATTTATTTTGCTAATGCAAGTTATTTAAGGGAAAG GATATCAAGATGgatagatgaagaagaagagaagcaaAGGACATCAACAGAAATTGAGCTACAATATGTCATTTTGGATATGAgtg CTGTTGGAAACATTGATACAAGTGGAATTAGTATGCTTGAGGAAGTGAAAAGAAATGCAGATAGACGATGCCTTAAG GTTTTATTGGCAAATCCTGGAGGGGAAGTGATGAAGAAGTTGGACAAGTCAAATTTCATAGACAAAATTGGGAAAGAATGGATTTATTTAACAATTGGTGAAGCAGTAAATGCATGCAATTATGTTCTTCATAATTGCAAGTTTCAATCAAAGAGAATTGATTCTTCAGCAACTTCAGATGATAATGTATAA
- the LOC125851847 gene encoding protein IQ-DOMAIN 19 isoform X1 codes for MGKTGRWIKNLLIGKKDKVKDKLEGEKIQNSITNNEHQPTTPISVPSTTPKDKKRWSFRRSSATSPGQRDLSGTDIVATTAKQELLESDNDHKKHVLSVAAATAAAADAAAAAAKAAAAAIQLTTAARAYALEEDAAAKIQAVFRGYLARKALNALKGLVKLQALVRGHLVRKQAAATLRCMQALVTVQARARAQRIRMAEDESPNNPRQSVHRKSTQDNKFRHSYQDYEEDIKIVEMDLGESKGNTKSRNCYSNQGQTERTEHRFSTHNGYTNQEHHQHIISPVPSAITDQSPKAYSGHFEDYTSYPTTQSSPQYYNNAMSKPDPSRIPYSSYARSEYAEPESLYNEYPFYPSYMANTKSSMAKARSHSAPKQRPDQTSFERQPSRRRPSIEGRNVPRAVKMQRSSSHVGSTAQNYQYPWSIKLDKSNISIKDSECGSNCSVFTTHTNYCRSLFGFDVQEHRY; via the exons ATGGGGAAAACAGGTAGGTGGATAAAGAACTTGTTGatagggaaaaaggataaagtGAAAGACAAATTAGAAGGAGAAAAGATTCAAAACTCTATTACTAACAATGAACATCAACCAACAACACCAATTTCAGTCCCTTCAACAACTCCTAAAGATAAGAAGAGGTGGAGTTTCAGGAGGTCATCAGCCACCTCACCAGGTCAGAGGGATTTGAGTGGCACCGACATCGTTGCCACCACAGCtaaacaagaacttcttgagtCAGACAATGACCATAAGAAGCATGTTCTATCTGTGGCAGCTGCAACGGCCGCAGCTGCTGATGCAGCTGCAGCCGCTGCCAAGGCTGCAGCAGCAGCGATCCAACTCACTACTGCTGCTAGAGCCTATGCACTTGAAGAGGATGCAGCAGCCAAGATTCAAGCAGTTTTCCGTGGTTATTTG GCAAGAAAAGCCTTGAATGCACTAAAAGGACTAGTGAAGTTGCAGGCCTTAGTAAGAGGACATTTAGTGAGAAAACAGGCTGCTGCAACTCTCAGATGTATGCAAGCATTAGTGACTGTTCAAGCTCGAGCTCGAGCCCAACGAATACGAATGGCTGAAGATGAAAGTCCCAACAATCCAAGACAATCTGTTCACAGAAAATCTACTCAGGACAACAAATTTAGGCACTCATATCAA GATTATGAAGAGGACATCAAGATTGTGGAAATGGATTTAGGAGAATCAAAAGGCAACACAAAGAGTAGAAATTGCTATTCAAACCAAGGCCAAACAGAGAGAACAGAACATCGATTTTCAACACACAACGGGTACACAAATCAAGAACATCATCAACACATAATCTCTCCAGTACCATCAGCTATAACAGATCAAAGTCCAAAAGCCTACAGTGGACACTTTGAGGACTACACATCATATCCCACAACACAAAGCAGTCCACAATACTATAACAACGCAATGTCAAAACCTGATCCATCAAGAATCCCATACTCATCATATGCTCGTTCAGAGTATGCAGAACCTGAATCACTTTACAATGAGTATCCATTTTATCCAAGTTACATGGCGAATACTAAGTCATCGATGGCTAAAGCACGATCTCACAGTGCACCAAAGCAACGTCCTGATCAAACATCATTTGAGAGACAACCAAGTAGAAGAAGACCATCAATAGAAGGACGAAACGTCCCAAGAGCTGTGAAAATGCAGAGATCATCTTCACATGTTGGATCAACAGCTCAAAATTATCAGTATCCTTGGTCAATCAAGCTTGATAAATCAAATATCTCAATCAAAGATAGTGAATGTGGATCAAATTGTAGTGTCTTTACTACTCACACTAATTACTGCAGATCACTTTTTGGTTTCGAC gtTCAAGAACATAGGTACTAA
- the LOC125851847 gene encoding protein IQ-DOMAIN 19 isoform X2 — MGKTGRWIKNLLIGKKDKVKDKLEGEKIQNSITNNEHQPTTPISVPSTTPKDKKRWSFRRSSATSPGQRDLSGTDIVATTAKQELLESDNDHKKHVLSVAAATAAAAAAAIQLTTAARAYALEEDAAAKIQAVFRGYLARKALNALKGLVKLQALVRGHLVRKQAAATLRCMQALVTVQARARAQRIRMAEDESPNNPRQSVHRKSTQDNKFRHSYQDYEEDIKIVEMDLGESKGNTKSRNCYSNQGQTERTEHRFSTHNGYTNQEHHQHIISPVPSAITDQSPKAYSGHFEDYTSYPTTQSSPQYYNNAMSKPDPSRIPYSSYARSEYAEPESLYNEYPFYPSYMANTKSSMAKARSHSAPKQRPDQTSFERQPSRRRPSIEGRNVPRAVKMQRSSSHVGSTAQNYQYPWSIKLDKSNISIKDSECGSNCSVFTTHTNYCRSLFGFDVQEHRY; from the exons ATGGGGAAAACAGGTAGGTGGATAAAGAACTTGTTGatagggaaaaaggataaagtGAAAGACAAATTAGAAGGAGAAAAGATTCAAAACTCTATTACTAACAATGAACATCAACCAACAACACCAATTTCAGTCCCTTCAACAACTCCTAAAGATAAGAAGAGGTGGAGTTTCAGGAGGTCATCAGCCACCTCACCAGGTCAGAGGGATTTGAGTGGCACCGACATCGTTGCCACCACAGCtaaacaagaacttcttgagtCAGACAATGACCATAAGAAGCATGTTCTATCTGTGGCAGCTGCAACGGCCGCA GCTGCAGCAGCAGCGATCCAACTCACTACTGCTGCTAGAGCCTATGCACTTGAAGAGGATGCAGCAGCCAAGATTCAAGCAGTTTTCCGTGGTTATTTG GCAAGAAAAGCCTTGAATGCACTAAAAGGACTAGTGAAGTTGCAGGCCTTAGTAAGAGGACATTTAGTGAGAAAACAGGCTGCTGCAACTCTCAGATGTATGCAAGCATTAGTGACTGTTCAAGCTCGAGCTCGAGCCCAACGAATACGAATGGCTGAAGATGAAAGTCCCAACAATCCAAGACAATCTGTTCACAGAAAATCTACTCAGGACAACAAATTTAGGCACTCATATCAA GATTATGAAGAGGACATCAAGATTGTGGAAATGGATTTAGGAGAATCAAAAGGCAACACAAAGAGTAGAAATTGCTATTCAAACCAAGGCCAAACAGAGAGAACAGAACATCGATTTTCAACACACAACGGGTACACAAATCAAGAACATCATCAACACATAATCTCTCCAGTACCATCAGCTATAACAGATCAAAGTCCAAAAGCCTACAGTGGACACTTTGAGGACTACACATCATATCCCACAACACAAAGCAGTCCACAATACTATAACAACGCAATGTCAAAACCTGATCCATCAAGAATCCCATACTCATCATATGCTCGTTCAGAGTATGCAGAACCTGAATCACTTTACAATGAGTATCCATTTTATCCAAGTTACATGGCGAATACTAAGTCATCGATGGCTAAAGCACGATCTCACAGTGCACCAAAGCAACGTCCTGATCAAACATCATTTGAGAGACAACCAAGTAGAAGAAGACCATCAATAGAAGGACGAAACGTCCCAAGAGCTGTGAAAATGCAGAGATCATCTTCACATGTTGGATCAACAGCTCAAAATTATCAGTATCCTTGGTCAATCAAGCTTGATAAATCAAATATCTCAATCAAAGATAGTGAATGTGGATCAAATTGTAGTGTCTTTACTACTCACACTAATTACTGCAGATCACTTTTTGGTTTCGAC gtTCAAGAACATAGGTACTAA